One Ranitomeya imitator isolate aRanImi1 chromosome 4, aRanImi1.pri, whole genome shotgun sequence genomic window, GACAGAGCTAGTAGTAAAACAACTGCACAcaaacgtttttattggtgtttgtgttttcagtttgtgcttgtgttcatttattaggggttactttgaaatatttccagcatttgtgtaacattacttggtcgtgctatagattatgagatgacactattgtattTATTGTAGGTTCGGGATTATCCGGCCTTGTGGGACCCAGCCGATGAATCACACAAGGATAAGTACTTCAGGGAACTAGCCTGGACAAAAATAGTGCGCGACCTTATCCCGGATTGGGACAAATATCCTGGGACTACACAGCAGCAAATCGGtaattttaattaaatttatttagtaaaccttgagtatattaaaaatataatttgtttagatctctcaaaaaatgttgttgtattttGTAACCTTTTTTTGGTAGATAACGATGTGAGGCAACGTTGGCGCTCCATCAGAGACCGTTTTACTAAATTCCTCAATGAATGCTCAAAGAGTGGCTCTTCGCCAAGCAAAACTAAATTCCCCTTTAGTGAAGAGCTACAGTTTCTTGTGTCCAGTAGGACATTGAGAAAGTAAGTTAAAATCCACTCCACAcgattatttatatataatatgttgtgcgaaaagttaatgtttttttttttcaccaacaggacggaaggaaacatgtcggtagctgatttggaggacagcgacaaagaggatggagcaggcagttcctctggagtgggagggaccatctctacctccactcccacagcttctgctgaatcagcatccacttcagcagctgctgcatcaacatctagttcagcagctgctgaagcatctgattccgcagaagctgtgagagtggagaagagagctgtctatccggtggcagcagagaaaaaaaaaaaacaaaacaaagaagaaccaagatgaccaAACGGTCCAAATAGCTTGTGACACATTAGATTTATTAAAAAAATCTAGTTCCGATGACCATTGCGACTCCTTTGCACAAACTGTCGCCAGAAAAACACGctccctgccaccggatagacaatctcttttcatgtctatggtccagatgtccctcactgctctggaggaccctgctccgatTTCTCCCTACAATGAggttctgatgggggtgttgggacttttCAGGCCCCGACACCAAACACCTGAAACACAAGCTACCAGACCCCAGTATTTGGCCCACAGCCAAGGAAGTTCTGGAGACAGAGGCAGTTCGCAGCATATGGGGGGAGCACCGTATCAATCTGAGGGAACAAATTTCCTCTATTCTCCCGAATATACATTTCTGAATTGAACGTGGGCAAAAGTTTTCAGTTGcacaaagttcctttttttttttttttagctccagttGGCTGTTGGATTTgaaaggggctttttttttttttttttttctaattgaaaaatcttttgtaaagattacaaagaatttgtgttcttttaaataaattatatttcacacaaaatattcTCTTCTTTATTACAATGGGGACAAGGCCGCTAtcctgggtttatgggctatcAATTAGTGGTTTATGGGTTGATGTGTTAACAATTGTATACGTCATACTGCTATTATTTTCATAAAACACCAACAATTTtttagacataaaaaaaaaaaaagaaaacaaattaaaccaaaatagattttttatttatattacaaccaattttttaaaactgtttttggtaacatgaaacaaaaattttttttttcaaacttttgtgtTGGTTGCTGGCGTTTACCATTCTTCGGGATGTTTTCAAAACTGTTATCAGCGATGTCGGCAACATTTTTGGGGGgggtcagtgtagatgcatccttctctgctggtcaggctgctcaacaccagcacaggagtattgccagtgcacggcaccttcaggactcataaagtagtcagtgaaggattctctcacacgcacaccagagttggacggccTACCCAGACCCCCGTTGTcaactggattaaatactggctgctggtactccacatcaacGTCGGTGTTGtattcacgagcatagttgtggagtacacagcaagcctttatcacagcatcaacggtgtctgtgtccaactgaatggcagtgtgaaagatcctccactgactagtcatgatcccaaaggtgcattccacatatctgcgtgcacgactcagccgataattaaaaatcctccgtcgggcatccagtccccttcgtgggtatgggcgcagcagggttgtcgttaagggaaacgcctcatccgataccatcacgaagggcactggatgtgtggaacccggcaaaggtcgtggggctgggagcgtgccgccatctcgaagaatttgcatcccaatctgtgacgttcgcaacacccgagaatccccagtactaccataggcaccaacgtcagtggcaacaaatttgtaatgggcatcagccaccgccatcaggaccactgaaaaatacttcttataattaaagaagcgtgatcctgatcgtggtggctgctgaacccgaacatgtttaccatcgactgcacctatgcagtttgggaaattggccacagactgaaagcctgctgcaacctgcagccaagtctcctcggttggggaaggcatcaccatgggctgcaacttctgccagatgacggtacatgtacacctcacaatgttagagatggtagatttaccaactctaaattggaggtgcagggatgtatagctctctcctgtggccaaaaatctgaaaagaaacaaaaaagaaaattagaaatgtcacacaaaaagctaattacaacatgtcacaagttaaagccgctattatatgcgtccagcaccattcaataatgctggcattaacacccagcacaacacaaagggtgtaaaaaacattaataaaaggcctgatgggacttgtgcacacacgcatgcgagatatgaccaagtgttgcatggtaatccccggacctgctgcatgcactccgttgtggagcgtgcggctccatgtattggtatgtgggtgcaGACTCCGCTCCAGactgcaggcggcagggccggggtttaccatgcaacactcagccgtatctcacgtgtgtgtgtgtgtgtgtgtgtatgtgtcccccctgtccaacaggaggactgggtgggtttaatcacacatactggacacagagacacaagtaaaatacagacctaacaacattcccccaaaaaattgttacttaccgcaaggtgatgagcagcctttcttcagcagagatggacttcctcatcaccatgtcttgcagtgttaaatggggtgccaggatggtaagcagtctgtcaaaggcaataattggtaaccgacaaaacgatataaatttttcaggatatctgaaaattgcaaaagaacaacaaaaaagggttacttcacaagtattgctagcaaaaaaaggtaaattagtcattctatatatttctacttacctcctcaaatcattgtacagcacatgaaagtgccccttctcagttcggtcttctacaagcgggtgcacccacattcgtttctgcacacgtcttctctgccgccgctaaatagaaaaaaaaatatatattttgtaaacacaacaattagaaaaatatatcaaacatgCCTGGAAAACAATGTCGATtatgtaagggtacgtgtccacattcaggaaggcccaccccattctgggacgcaatgatgccagatgtgttcattgtacaaatccagCATCATCACACCCGACGCATAGGGCCCCGTTTTATTCCTTGCGGAGCCGCAGTTTCACAACAAGGaacacggacatgctgtgatcatctatatatataattgtctaagggtttttccgtctgtctgtctgtctgtctgtctgtcctggaactcccggctctctgattggtcgaggccgccaggcctcgaccaatcagagaccggcacagcatcgacgtagaaatcccgcgtctctgattggtcgaggccgccaggcctcgaccaatcagcaacgggcacagcgacaatgatgtcataaaggacgtagaaatcccgcgtctgattggtcgaggccgccaggcctcgaccaatcagcaacgggcacagcgacgatgatgtcataatggttgccatggcgacgatgtcataaaggttgcctcgaccaatcagcgacgggcacagtctgccgcgaattctggaatcatcattgtccatatactacggggatatgcatattctagaatacccgatgcgttagaatcgggccacaatctagtaaaagaCGTGCAgcttgtccggagtcgcagggctgacggatgacacaaagtggacacgtgatttcatgacatcacctccagtatgctgttacatgtggacgctgcatgtttggcgctgcggccacacgcagcgccaaacatacagcgtttccagaacgtggacatgtacccataacccaatatataaaacaaacagacatctgcttacctgacgtgcatgtcgattcagaattagaagcatcaaccccaggatcgcaatccggtgtggcatgcggagctggatccgtgggctgtcatctggacgacgctcagcacgtccactcattttgatgtgtaagttccaaaatggaggatggaagaagaaaagggttggacaaggaaatgacatcatttttttttttttttcccccactgcagtaaactttatttctgtcaaacacagacaatctgcagacaaaactgcatcaaaaaacgcactaaaaaacgcactaaaaaacgcactaaaaaacatacctgcgttttctgcagagacctgcggtttcagtcaggaaaaaaaaaggatggaaatcctgaacgtgtgaacatagcctaacgaaGATAAGATTAAAAAGATATATGCGGATCCAAAGTGCAACAGATATAATCGATCCAGACTCAAAAACAGGCAGTGTCAGGGGTCATTAAATATAGCGTACATAAGGTGCAAATTGCGACCCAAAGCCTAGGGATGCTTCTAATGTTACAAGAAAAAGTGCTAATGTGCTTTAGTGCAAAAAAGTCTAAGCAGCAAAAGAAGGCTGTAGGAATAGGGACTATAGGACTATACCTAATGAAAATGATCCTAGTGTGCTATGCGACCTAGATAGTTTCCAGAGAGGTGAGCAAGTCCTATTCAAACAACCATAGAAAATGACCCTGAAAAATAaggcacagtggcagagacacattacctgtgagccgtggagcaattccccgacgcgcgtttcgcgtgtagcttttacgAGGGGTAAGGTACAGGGATGGCGTGTTTGCAGCTTTTATCATGTGCGGACATAGGAGGCAGCGGCTGAGGCGGCGCTCCCGCCGGGGGAATCCGCCGACGTCATCGGGCCTCGGCGTCACGTGGCAGCGGCgctcctccccgctcgacgcgtcagagTGGGGAGGCTGTACCGCTCCACAGCAGACGCGTTGCCCCGGCAACGCCAGAGCTGGAAGCCAAACGGGAGCGCACACCGCTGCAAGAGCGGCTTCTAAATGAAAGGCATGTACAGCGGTATTCATGggactaatagggaaagagaacgtcTATCTGAGATGAATGATTTAATGAGGGAAAGACAGATAGTGTGAACATATTAAGAGAAAATGGTGAAATGCTAACTAGGGGAAACAACTATCACGGAACACCGGATAGTATGACTATATAAGACATGAATCCAAAAGTGACCTGCACTAGAGTTACAGCGCAATAGTGAAAAGATTTATTAGTATATTGTGGAGGAAGCAGAGCTGCAAAAAGAAAAGCTGCCTGCCAACATAAAAAGGGGTGTGAGGAAATAAAGGAGGTAAGAAGgagaaaggaaaaagaaaaggtGGCAGATATGTCTTATTATGTCAAATAGAGAATTTGTACATTAAATAAAGAATTTCCAATATAAGCAGAACATGTGCTAAGTGTCTAAAAGGGCActgaaaaaacatataaaaacaatataaCATAGACGTTTCAAGATTCCATAGTAGCGATGTGTAGTCCCCAAGAGGAGTAAATTGTTCCATTAGAGTTCGATATAGTCCTTAGGTGCCAGCAGCAAGTGCCCAGTGTGTCCGCATTATTCAGCAATGGAAAAAAGAGCATGATTAGGATATGGGTATTGGGATGTAAATCTGTTAGGCAGTAGACCGTAACATATTGGGACAGGCGATACAGTTGCTGCAGGGGTAAAAACCCCATTTGGGTCCCTTCGACAAAAAAGCTTTATCTGGAGTTGAGCCAGAATAATAGCTCCGGACTAGTTGATCCTTGAGGTTTGGGGATTTCCTGTAGGTGACAGAGGGCCAGTCCGGGAGGTGTTTGGAGAGAGTGTGGTCAATCTTTAGTAGTGGCCAATATTTTGTTTGTTAAAGCTCCTTTCATATCCCTCCAACTGTGGTTGTATGTGGTAATGAAGCGAATTTGCGTGTCAAACGCGGGTTTATTACGAGGTTTCAATAAGTCCTGTCCCAATATGTTACGGTCT contains:
- the LOC138677127 gene encoding uncharacterized protein, encoding MSGRAERRPDDSPRIQLRMPHRIAILGLMLLILNRHARQRRQRRRVQKRMWVHPLVEDRTEKGHFHVLYNDLRRYPEKFISFCRLPIIAFDRLLTILAPHLTLQDMVMRKSISAEERLLITLRFLATGESYTSLHLQFRVGKSTISNIVRCTCTVIWQKLQPMVMPSPTEETWLQVAAGFQSVANFPNCIGAVDGKHVRVQQPPRSGSRFFNYKKYFSVVLMAVADAHYKFVATDVGAYGSTGDSRVLRTSQIGMQILRDGGTLPAPRPLPGSTHPVPFVMVSDEAFPLTTTLLRPYPRRGLDARRRIFNYRLSRARRYVECTFGIMTSQWRIFHTAIQLDTDTVDAVIKACCVLHNYAREYNTDVDVEYQQPVFNPVDNGGLGRPSNSGVRVRESFTDYFMSPEGAVHWQYSCAGVEQPDQQRRMHLH